The Oscillatoria sp. FACHB-1407 nucleotide sequence GTGTTAAGCGAGGAGCAGTTTCAATGCGTCCTTGAATCTCAAATGTCGATGGTTTTGGTGCTGCCACCTGACCAACAGCAACGTCACGGCTGATCGCTAACCTACTGACATCCTCAATGTCTGGCTGCGGAACGCGCACATGAAAGTACAACGTCGCACAGAACCCTACGATCCCAACAAACGTCCATACACCAGGCTTCACACCCGATCGCCACAATCGGGGCATTAAAAATGGGGCGATCGCCCCTCCAACTAACAAAGCGATCGCCCCCAATGGCAATCCGATCAACTTGCCCGGAATTGCAGTAAATACTAACCCCACAACATAGGCAAGACATATCAAGGTAAGAACAACGACAGTCACTAATGCAGCCCCGAATACTCTACGACTGCCAGTGTTCCCGTTATTCTTTCAAAAATGAATGATTAGATTGATAAACCTAACTTTAACCCCAACACCCCATGGAGAAACAGCAAACACAACGCTGCACTACCCAGATAGGCATGGAGCGATCGCACTATCCCCTTCTCTTTACCAAACCCAGTCAACGCAATCACGGCATTCATTCCTAATAAAACCAATGCCAGCGATCCCGTGAAGAAATGAGGACTTTGCAAAATTGGCTTGTGTTGCATCACCAGCGACAGCACACCTCCTGTGTAACCCAGAGCGATAAACAAAAACATCAAAGGAGCTAGCTTACGGTGATCTGCTCGACTTTTCGCACTGGCTTCACCCGTTAATACCCGTCCACGCCATCCTGCCAACCCAACAAAACTGCCCATCACCAAAACCACAATTCCCATCATTGCTGGATGCCCCCAATGCACAATCGGTTCTGGCACACCCAACGTCCGAAACCAGGCAGCGATCGGCTCCAATAACTCACTCAAACGCTCCGACATCACGTGCTCCTCCCCAAATCTTAAGAAATGTTAAACATATTCTATGCGAACTCCAAACAGAAGCAATGTCGCAAATTCAACAATCTAGAGTTAGCTGAATTAGGGGATGTCTGTTCAACAAGGGTTTGAGAGAGAAGCCTCTCCGCTGCTTGGTCTGCAATTTCAAGACCACTCAAGCGGCTTCGGCTGTACTAACTTTCAACAACGGAAATCCCATCTCCTCCCGTTGTGTGAGATAAAGCTGTGCTACCTGTCGCGCCAACGTCCGAACTCTGCCAATATACCGAGTCCGCTCCGTCACCGAAATA carries:
- a CDS encoding DUF4079 domain-containing protein, producing MSERLSELLEPIAAWFRTLGVPEPIVHWGHPAMMGIVVLVMGSFVGLAGWRGRVLTGEASAKSRADHRKLAPLMFLFIALGYTGGVLSLVMQHKPILQSPHFFTGSLALVLLGMNAVIALTGFGKEKGIVRSLHAYLGSAALCLLFLHGVLGLKLGLSI